One genomic window of Vicia villosa cultivar HV-30 ecotype Madison, WI unplaced genomic scaffold, Vvil1.0 ctg.002187F_1_1, whole genome shotgun sequence includes the following:
- the LOC131638137 gene encoding probable pectinesterase/pectinesterase inhibitor 41 yields MAFKNFSILTLSIFLSFSILASFPLSSIADKPNIPPQKICESTVDPPFCKTLLAKQNGTVIDYGRFSVRKSLSQSRKFLNSVLSHLKKKSSLSQTTISALTDCKFLAQQNFEFLSNTHQTANKTSDVLPVSQGEEFQTLLSAVLTNTQTCLEGLNTTSDQTVVNDLSSTISNDAKIHSVSLALFLKGWVGDSKKQTSFSHNGRNLGFRNGRLPLNMSDKTRARYDSAKRHGRKLLQTIDESVVVSDIVIVNQDGSGNFTTINDAINIAPNNSVAGNGYFLIFVAEGVYQEYVSITSKKKYLMMVGEGINRTIITGDHNVVDNFTTFNSATFAVVAQGFLAVNMTFRNTAGPSKHQAVAVRNGADLSTFYSCSFEGYQDTLYTHSMRQFYRECDIYGTVDFIFGNAAVVFQNCNLYPRLPNPGQFNAITAQGRTDPNQNTGTSIHNSTIKAADDLANITTVKTYLGRPWKQYSRTVYMQCFMDSLIDPSGWHDWSGDFALSTLYYAEFNNTGDGSNTTLRVNWVGYHVIDDTDAANFTVFNFLGGDNWLPQTGVPYSSGLI; encoded by the exons atGGCCTTCAAGAACTTTTCCATTCTCACACTctccatttttctttcattttccatTTTAGCATCATTTCCATTATCTTCCATAGCTGATAAACCTAACATCCCACCACAAAAAATATGCGAGTCCACCGTAGACCCTCCCTTTTGCAAAACCCTACTTGCTAAACAAAACGGCACCGTAATTGACTACGGTCGTTTCTCTGTCcgaaaatccttatctcaatcaAGAAAATTTTTAAACTCAGTTCTTTCACATCTTAAAAAGAAATCATCACTATCACAAACCACAATTTCAGCTCTTACAGATTGCAAATTCCTCGCTCAACAAAACTTCGAATTCTTATCAAACACGCACCAAACCGCTAACAAAACTAGCGATGTTCTTCCCGTTTCTCAAGGTGAAGAGTTTCAAACCTTGCTTAGTGCTGTTTTaacaaacacacaaacatgttTAGAAGGTTTGAATACAACTTCAGATCAAACAGTGGTTAACGATTTATCATCAACAATCTCCAATGATGCAAAGATTCATAGTGTGTCACTTGCATTGTTCTTAAAGGGTTGGGTTGGTGATAGCAAAAAGCAAACATCATTCTCACACAACGGGAGAAATCTAGGGTTTCGTAACGGTCGTTTACCGTTGAACATGTCGGATAAAACACGCGCACGTTATGATTCGGCTAAAAGACATGGGAGGAAACTACTTCAAACGATTGATGAAAGTGTAGTAGTGAGTGATATTGTGATTGTTAATCAAGATGGAAGTGGAAACTTTACAACTATTAATGATGCTATCAATATTGCACCAAATAACAGTGTTGCTGGTAATGGTTACTTTTTGATTTTTGTTGCTGAGGGTGTTTATCAAGAATATGTTTCTATAACTAGCAAAAAGAAGTACTTGATGATGGTTGGAGAAGGGATTAATCGAACGATTATTACCGGTGATCACAATGTTGTTGATAATTTTACTACGTTCAACTCAGCTACATTCG CTGTGGTGGCACAAGGATTCTTAGCAGTGAACATGACATTCCGCAACACAGCCGGACCAAGCAAACACCAAGCAGTGGCAGTTCGCAACGGAGCAGATTTATCGACCTTCTACAGCTGCAGTTTCGAAGGCTATCAAGACACATTATACACACATTCCATGCGACAATTCTATCGCGAATGTGACATCTATGGAACCGTCGATTTCATATTCGGAAACGCAGCAGTTGTTTTCCAAAACTGCAATCTCTATCCTCGCCTTCCCAACCCGGGACAGTTCAACGCTATAACTGCTCAAGGCCGAACTGATCCAAATCAAAACACAGGAACTTCTATACATAACTCAACTATAAAAGCTGCCGATGATTTAGCGAATATTACTACGGTGAAAACATATCTTGGAAGGCCATGGAAACAGTATTCAAGGACCGTTTACATGCAATGTTTTATGGACAGTTTGATAGATCCTTCAGGATGGCATGATTGGAGTGGagattttgcattgagtacattgTATTATGCAGAGTTTAATAATACAGGAGATGGTTCAAATACTACACTGCGAGTGAATTGGGTTGGATATCATGTTATTGATGACACTGATGCTGCTAATTTTACAGTGTTTAATTTTTTGGGTGGAGATAATTGGTTGCCTCAAACTGGTGTTCCATACTCAAGTGGATTGATATAA